From one Paenibacillus terrae HPL-003 genomic stretch:
- a CDS encoding DNA polymerase III subunit alpha, producing the protein MSSFVHLHVHSEYSLLDGAARTAELVKQASAYGMKALALTDHGVMYGAIPFYRACVENGIKPIIGCEAYMTAGSRKERGSRKDQPIYHLILLAKNKTGYQNLMKLCSIGHLEGFHYKPRIDMEALAAHHEGIICLSACLGGEVPQHLLHGREAEARRAAERYRNIFGDDFYLELQDHGLSEQKRVNPLLIALAKELDIPLVATNDVHYLTEPDADVQDVLICIGTGKTVDDEERLRIPTRQLYLKSQEDMARLFPHVAEAIDNTVRIAEKCELELEFGQSILPEYRPLPEGMTPSSYLRSLCVQGLERRYGSDLAWEQPGQRERLEQRLSYELNTIDSMGFSDYFLIVWDFIAFAHKHNIATGPGRGSSAGSLVAYVLHITNVDPMKYNLLFERFLNPERISMPDIDIDFSDERRDEVIDYVVQKYGNEHVAQIITFGTLAARAAVRDVGRALNVPYGEVDKAAKLIPAQLGINIRHALEITPELKTLYETKPKTRELLDMAIKVEGMPRHASTHAAGVVISRTPLTDAVPLQEGSEGVPLTQYSMENLERIGLLKMDFLGLRTLSIIERCMRWITEEHGETPDFSRIPDNDPHTYDMLGKGDTGGVFQLESAGVRRVLKDLKPSVFEDIISVLALYRPGPMGFIPNFIQAKHGEIEVHYPHPDLEPILKDTYGIIVYQEQIMQIASRMAGFSLGEADLLRRAVSKKKREVLDLERGHFVEGSVKQGYTEEEAGRVYDMIVRFADYGFPRAHAAAYGVLAFQTAYLKAHYPVQFMASMLTAVMGSHRKVAEYVVECRRMDMAVLPPDVNESGVLFTPLQQGNIRFGLAAIKNVGTQAMESILAVRKERPFDSLLDFCRRVDLRVCNKRVIESLIQAGAFDSLPGHRAQLIAMLDETVDAAVKWRKERDDLQIDMFGFVEMPNWDIEYPEVPKFSAGQQLELERELLGLYLSGHPLDDFEPLLESSDAERLMELGDVPDEAVVVTAGMVVSLKTITTKQGKAMAFIELEDQIERCEVVLFPEVWKRSHQWIEKGALLAFRAKMQHQDEHFKLLADEAAPLAEDSLARLLQRRRAGARSSAAAGKPASAAGSAAGGPGGGAPRVPSRPSAAESSAQPTTAPAVPPVSAARPATDTSPHVTEAANGEQAPAPRGSEPTARQRVFVKITRQAEEDASLLVSLKALLQEHPGALPTVLFYESSQRLLALSDAYSIKPSPQLFDRMESMLGAGTVKVK; encoded by the coding sequence ATGAGTTCATTTGTGCATTTGCATGTTCACAGCGAGTATAGCCTGCTGGACGGCGCGGCTCGTACCGCGGAGTTGGTCAAACAGGCATCAGCTTACGGAATGAAGGCACTGGCCCTTACAGATCATGGAGTCATGTATGGTGCCATTCCTTTTTATAGAGCGTGTGTGGAGAACGGCATTAAGCCGATTATCGGGTGTGAGGCCTATATGACGGCTGGCTCGCGCAAGGAGCGTGGCAGCCGGAAGGATCAGCCCATATATCATTTAATTTTGCTCGCCAAAAATAAAACAGGCTATCAAAATCTGATGAAGCTGTGCTCTATCGGCCATTTGGAGGGCTTTCACTACAAGCCGCGCATCGACATGGAAGCGCTGGCTGCCCATCATGAAGGCATCATATGCTTAAGCGCATGTTTGGGCGGTGAAGTGCCGCAGCATTTGCTGCATGGCCGGGAAGCCGAAGCACGACGGGCAGCGGAACGCTACCGCAACATTTTTGGCGATGATTTTTATCTGGAGCTTCAGGATCACGGTCTGTCGGAGCAAAAACGCGTAAATCCTCTTCTCATCGCATTGGCGAAGGAACTGGATATTCCACTGGTAGCTACGAATGACGTGCATTATCTGACCGAGCCGGATGCAGATGTACAAGACGTTCTGATCTGCATTGGAACAGGCAAGACGGTCGACGACGAGGAACGCTTGCGCATACCGACACGTCAGTTGTACTTGAAAAGCCAGGAGGACATGGCTCGCTTGTTCCCGCATGTGGCGGAAGCGATCGATAATACGGTACGTATTGCTGAAAAGTGTGAACTGGAGCTGGAATTTGGGCAATCTATTTTGCCAGAATATCGTCCGCTGCCGGAAGGCATGACTCCTTCGTCCTATCTGCGCAGTTTGTGTGTGCAAGGGCTGGAGCGTCGGTATGGGAGTGATCTGGCGTGGGAGCAACCAGGGCAACGGGAAAGGCTGGAGCAGCGGCTCAGTTATGAGCTGAACACGATTGACAGCATGGGATTCAGTGATTATTTTCTGATCGTGTGGGATTTTATCGCTTTCGCTCATAAGCATAATATTGCTACCGGCCCGGGACGAGGTTCCTCGGCGGGCAGTCTGGTCGCTTATGTACTTCATATCACGAATGTGGATCCGATGAAATATAACCTGCTGTTTGAACGGTTTCTGAATCCTGAACGGATTAGTATGCCGGATATAGATATTGATTTTAGCGATGAACGACGGGATGAGGTTATCGACTATGTGGTGCAGAAGTACGGTAACGAGCATGTAGCGCAAATTATTACCTTCGGAACGCTGGCGGCAAGAGCCGCAGTGCGTGACGTTGGGCGTGCGTTGAACGTGCCGTATGGCGAGGTGGACAAGGCGGCCAAGCTGATTCCGGCGCAGCTCGGGATTAATATCCGTCATGCGCTTGAGATTACCCCTGAGCTGAAGACGCTGTATGAAACCAAGCCCAAGACGCGTGAGCTGCTGGATATGGCGATTAAAGTAGAGGGCATGCCACGTCATGCTTCGACCCATGCGGCGGGTGTCGTCATTTCGCGGACTCCGCTGACCGATGCAGTTCCGCTTCAAGAGGGGAGTGAAGGGGTTCCCCTGACACAATACTCGATGGAAAATCTGGAGCGGATCGGTTTGCTGAAAATGGATTTTCTTGGGCTGCGCACCCTTTCTATTATTGAACGCTGTATGCGTTGGATTACCGAAGAACATGGGGAAACGCCTGATTTTAGCCGCATTCCTGACAATGATCCACATACTTATGACATGCTGGGCAAAGGCGACACAGGCGGTGTGTTCCAGTTGGAGTCGGCGGGGGTACGCCGGGTGCTCAAGGATCTAAAGCCAAGTGTGTTCGAGGATATTATTTCTGTACTGGCCTTGTATCGTCCGGGTCCAATGGGCTTCATTCCTAACTTTATTCAGGCCAAGCACGGGGAGATTGAGGTTCATTATCCGCATCCTGATCTGGAGCCAATCTTGAAGGATACGTACGGTATTATCGTGTATCAGGAGCAAATCATGCAGATTGCTTCGCGTATGGCGGGCTTTTCCTTGGGAGAAGCCGATCTGTTGCGTCGCGCCGTATCCAAGAAAAAACGCGAAGTGCTGGACCTTGAGCGTGGCCATTTTGTGGAGGGCAGTGTCAAGCAGGGTTACACGGAAGAGGAAGCTGGAAGGGTCTACGATATGATTGTCCGTTTTGCGGACTATGGATTTCCGCGTGCACATGCGGCTGCCTATGGTGTGCTGGCGTTCCAGACGGCGTATCTTAAAGCCCATTATCCGGTGCAATTTATGGCTTCTATGCTGACAGCGGTGATGGGTAGCCACCGGAAAGTGGCGGAATATGTCGTCGAATGCCGTCGTATGGATATGGCGGTTCTGCCACCTGATGTGAATGAAAGCGGGGTGCTGTTCACCCCGTTGCAGCAGGGTAATATCCGCTTCGGACTGGCCGCGATTAAAAATGTCGGCACGCAGGCGATGGAAAGTATTCTCGCCGTTCGTAAGGAGCGTCCTTTTGACAGCCTGCTCGATTTTTGTCGCCGCGTGGATTTGCGTGTGTGCAATAAACGGGTGATTGAATCGCTCATCCAGGCAGGGGCGTTTGACTCGCTGCCAGGTCATCGTGCGCAGTTGATTGCCATGCTGGATGAAACGGTGGATGCAGCGGTCAAATGGCGCAAGGAACGTGACGATTTGCAAATAGATATGTTCGGTTTTGTGGAAATGCCCAATTGGGATATCGAATATCCCGAAGTTCCGAAATTCAGTGCGGGTCAGCAGCTAGAGCTGGAACGTGAGCTGTTGGGACTGTATCTGTCCGGGCATCCGCTGGATGATTTTGAGCCGTTGCTGGAAAGCAGCGATGCAGAGCGTCTGATGGAATTAGGCGATGTGCCGGATGAAGCGGTTGTCGTGACCGCAGGTATGGTTGTGTCGCTCAAGACGATTACGACCAAACAGGGGAAGGCTATGGCTTTTATCGAGCTGGAGGATCAGATTGAGCGCTGCGAGGTCGTGTTGTTTCCCGAAGTGTGGAAGCGAAGCCACCAGTGGATTGAAAAGGGAGCGTTGCTTGCGTTTCGTGCCAAAATGCAGCACCAGGACGAGCATTTCAAGCTCCTTGCGGACGAGGCCGCCCCGCTGGCGGAGGATTCGCTGGCGCGGCTTCTCCAGCGCCGACGTGCCGGAGCGCGTTCGTCCGCCGCGGCCGGAAAGCCCGCGTCAGCGGCTGGCTCTGCCGCTGGCGGTCCCGGCGGGGGAGCGCCACGCGTGCCGTCGAGGCCTTCGGCAGCCGAGTCATCCGCGCAGCCAACTACGGCGCCAGCGGTCCCGCCCGTTTCGGCGGCCCGCCCGGCCACAGACACTTCGCCGCACGTCACGGAAGCGGCTAACGGCGAACAAGCCCCGGCTCCGCGTGGTTCGGAGCCGACAGCCCGTCAGCGGGTGTTTGTCAAAATCACCCGCCAGGCCGAGGAGGACGCCAGCTTGCTGGTCAGCCTCAAGGCGCTGCTACAGGAGCATCCCGGTGCGTTGCCTACCGTACTCTTTTATGAGAGCAGCCAGCGTTTGCTGGCGTTGAGTGATGCTTACAGCATCAAGCCCTCGCCTCAGCTTTTCGACCGGATGGAGTCAATGCTGGGTGCAGGCACGGTGAAAGTCAAATAA
- a CDS encoding phosphatidylglycerophosphatase A has protein sequence MSYEYAETLLIRRGIRIESIADIVFQLQLKYYPHLTIEECVDSVKAVLQKREVQYTLFTGIALDELAEKKLLPQPLQAIMEADEPLYGVDETLALGITSVYGMIGLTSFGYLDKEKTGIIEQLNRKGSGIHVFLDDLVAGLAAAASSRIAHRSPHAKQYPVSLDT, from the coding sequence ATGTCCTATGAATACGCAGAAACCCTGTTAATTCGCAGAGGCATTCGTATCGAGTCCATAGCGGACATTGTTTTTCAGCTTCAGCTAAAATATTACCCTCATTTGACCATTGAAGAATGTGTGGACAGCGTAAAGGCAGTTTTGCAGAAGCGGGAGGTGCAGTATACGCTGTTCACGGGTATTGCGCTTGATGAGCTGGCCGAAAAAAAACTTCTTCCCCAGCCGCTGCAAGCCATTATGGAGGCAGATGAACCTCTGTACGGAGTGGACGAGACACTGGCCCTCGGGATTACGAGCGTGTATGGTATGATTGGCTTGACCAGTTTTGGTTATCTGGATAAAGAAAAGACGGGAATCATTGAACAGCTAAACCGTAAAGGCAGCGGTATTCATGTATTTCTGGATGATCTGGTCGCTGGACTGGCAGCTGCCGCTTCTTCGCGCATTGCTCATCGCAGCCCTCATGCCAAGCAATACCCCGTGTCATTGGACACTTGA
- the accD gene encoding acetyl-CoA carboxylase, carboxyltransferase subunit beta, with product MFKDLFQKKRKYATIPSERALSGDQADMPDRPKREIPEGLMTKCGKCGSIQYSKELEKNLKVCPVCGYHMRLNAMDRIRMVLDEDTFTEYDADMISVDPLGFPGYASKLEQQTLKSGLREAVITGDGLIHGLPTVVAVMSFDFFTGSMGSVVGEKITRAIEQAIDKRLPLIIFSTSGGARMQESILSLMQMAKTSAALARMDEQGLLYISVITDPTTGGVSASFATLGDINIAEPGAVFGFAGRIVIEQTIRQKLPDDFQTSEFNLQHGQLDMVVHRKELRDTLGQLLDLHSAKEVE from the coding sequence GTGTTTAAAGATTTATTCCAAAAGAAGCGTAAATACGCGACCATCCCTTCGGAACGGGCGCTGAGCGGCGATCAAGCGGACATGCCGGATCGTCCCAAACGGGAAATTCCCGAAGGTCTTATGACCAAATGTGGCAAATGCGGAAGCATTCAATACAGTAAAGAGTTAGAAAAAAATCTGAAAGTGTGCCCGGTGTGCGGATACCATATGCGTCTTAATGCTATGGATCGTATTCGCATGGTGCTCGATGAAGATACATTTACAGAATATGATGCCGATATGATTTCGGTTGATCCGCTGGGTTTTCCAGGTTATGCAAGCAAGCTGGAGCAGCAGACGCTGAAATCCGGTTTGCGAGAGGCTGTCATTACGGGCGATGGGCTCATTCATGGGCTCCCGACTGTTGTTGCAGTGATGAGTTTTGACTTTTTCACTGGCAGCATGGGATCGGTCGTTGGGGAGAAAATTACCCGCGCCATTGAGCAGGCGATAGACAAGCGTCTTCCGCTTATTATTTTCTCCACATCTGGTGGGGCGCGTATGCAGGAAAGTATTTTGAGCCTGATGCAGATGGCCAAAACAAGTGCGGCTCTCGCTCGTATGGACGAGCAGGGATTGCTCTATATTTCCGTTATCACCGATCCGACTACAGGTGGAGTATCCGCCAGCTTTGCTACGCTTGGAGATATTAACATCGCGGAGCCGGGAGCAGTGTTCGGTTTTGCCGGACGTATCGTGATCGAACAGACGATCAGACAGAAGCTACCGGACGATTTTCAAACCTCCGAATTTAATTTGCAGCACGGACAATTGGATATGGTTGTACATCGCAAGGAACTGCGCGATACACTTGGCCAACTGCTCGATTTGCACAGCGCGAAAGAGGTGGAATAG
- a CDS encoding acetyl-CoA carboxylase carboxyltransferase subunit alpha, protein MAGELPYEKPLVEMRQKIEELKQFGQDKQIDFTDEINRLEERYLQMEEEIYANISAPQKMHVARHHQRPTSLDLIGQVFTDFIELHGDRLYGDDLAVVGGIAKLNGIPVTVIGQQRGKDTKDNIARFFGSAHPEGFRKGLRLMQQADKFKRPIITFIDTKGAYPGNTAEERGQSEAIARNLREMAKLSVPVICVVIGEGGSGGALAFAVGNRVLMLEHAIYSAISPNGAASILWKDASKADQAAEAMKITADDLLRMKVIEDIVPEPKGGAHRNYEVTAAAIKESLERHLADLLHMNCDELREDRYQKFRKIGQYTFLKTSTPDPML, encoded by the coding sequence ATGGCTGGCGAATTGCCTTATGAAAAGCCCCTGGTCGAGATGCGACAGAAGATCGAAGAACTCAAGCAATTCGGACAGGATAAGCAAATTGATTTTACCGATGAAATTAACCGTCTGGAGGAACGTTATCTCCAGATGGAGGAAGAAATATATGCGAACATTTCAGCACCGCAAAAAATGCACGTGGCTCGTCATCATCAGCGACCGACATCGCTTGATTTGATTGGGCAGGTGTTTACGGACTTTATTGAACTGCACGGCGACCGACTGTATGGCGACGATTTGGCGGTCGTGGGTGGAATTGCCAAGCTGAATGGTATTCCGGTAACCGTCATTGGGCAGCAACGTGGTAAGGATACGAAGGATAACATTGCGCGGTTTTTCGGGAGCGCGCACCCGGAGGGATTCCGTAAAGGCTTGCGCCTTATGCAGCAGGCTGACAAATTCAAACGCCCAATTATTACATTTATTGATACGAAGGGCGCTTATCCGGGTAATACAGCAGAGGAGAGAGGTCAATCGGAAGCGATTGCCCGCAATTTGCGGGAGATGGCAAAGCTTTCGGTGCCTGTTATTTGTGTGGTCATCGGCGAGGGTGGAAGCGGCGGTGCGCTTGCGTTTGCCGTCGGCAATCGTGTGCTGATGCTGGAGCATGCCATCTACTCGGCCATTTCTCCAAACGGAGCGGCCTCGATTCTGTGGAAGGATGCTTCCAAGGCGGATCAGGCTGCCGAGGCCATGAAGATTACGGCGGATGACCTCTTGCGCATGAAGGTCATTGAGGATATCGTGCCGGAGCCGAAGGGGGGCGCGCATCGTAACTATGAAGTAACCGCTGCCGCTATCAAGGAGTCGCTGGAACGCCATTTGGCCGACCTTTTGCATATGAACTGCGACGAATTGAGGGAAGATCGGTATCAAAAGTTCCGAAAGATAGGCCAATACACCTTTTTAAAAACTTCGACACCAGATCCCATGTTGTAA
- the pyk gene encoding pyruvate kinase, producing MRKTKIVCTIGPSSESLENVKKLILAGMNVARLNFSHGDFEEHGNRIKNIRQACKELNKNVAILLDTKGPEIRTGKLEVEPIELVQDEYITLTTEEILGTKDRISVTYQDLPSDVEPGSTILIDDGLIGLTVIEVSGSEIKCRIVNGGTIKSKKGVNVPGVNISLPGITEKDANDITFGIEQDIDFIAASFVRKASDVLEIRELLAKHNASHIQIISKIENQQGVDNLDEILEASDGLMVARGDLGVEIPAEEVPLAQKLMITKCNVAGKPVITATQMLDSMQRNPRPTRAEASDVANAIFDGTDAIMLSGETAAGKYPVESVLTMSRIAEKAESALNYRDLFKKQRTAQEVSITEAISQSVSISALDLHAKAILTSTQSGTTARMISKYRPQAPIIAVTTQERTVRRLALIWGVHAVQGKPIVDTTDKLIENALEGGRKSGLVKEGDLVVITAGIPLGASGSTNLIKISCVPAQA from the coding sequence ATGCGCAAAACTAAGATTGTATGTACCATCGGTCCTTCCAGTGAGTCATTGGAAAATGTGAAGAAACTGATTTTGGCTGGTATGAACGTAGCCCGCCTGAATTTCTCTCACGGTGATTTCGAGGAGCATGGCAACCGGATCAAAAATATCCGCCAAGCTTGTAAGGAGCTTAACAAAAACGTTGCTATTTTGCTCGATACGAAGGGGCCGGAAATCCGGACAGGAAAGCTCGAAGTTGAACCTATTGAGCTTGTTCAGGACGAGTATATTACGCTGACAACGGAAGAAATACTCGGTACGAAAGATCGTATTTCCGTTACGTACCAGGATCTTCCCTCGGACGTGGAGCCCGGCTCCACCATTCTGATCGACGACGGTCTGATCGGACTCACCGTTATTGAAGTATCAGGCAGTGAAATCAAATGCCGCATTGTCAATGGCGGAACGATCAAGAGCAAGAAAGGCGTTAATGTTCCTGGCGTGAACATTTCCTTGCCAGGCATTACAGAAAAGGATGCTAACGACATCACTTTCGGTATTGAGCAGGACATTGATTTCATCGCAGCTTCTTTTGTTCGTAAAGCGAGTGACGTACTGGAAATTCGTGAATTGCTGGCGAAGCATAATGCAAGTCACATTCAAATCATTTCCAAAATCGAAAATCAGCAAGGTGTCGACAATTTGGACGAAATTTTGGAAGCTTCGGATGGCTTGATGGTTGCCCGTGGTGACCTTGGTGTTGAAATTCCTGCTGAAGAAGTGCCATTGGCGCAAAAATTGATGATTACCAAGTGTAACGTAGCGGGCAAGCCTGTTATTACCGCAACACAAATGCTGGATTCCATGCAACGTAACCCGCGTCCAACTCGTGCGGAAGCGAGTGACGTAGCGAATGCCATTTTTGACGGAACAGATGCCATTATGCTGTCCGGTGAAACAGCTGCGGGTAAATATCCGGTAGAATCCGTATTGACGATGTCCCGTATTGCAGAGAAAGCAGAATCCGCTCTGAACTACCGTGATTTGTTCAAAAAACAAAGAACGGCTCAGGAAGTTAGTATTACGGAAGCGATCAGCCAATCCGTTTCTATTTCTGCGCTTGACCTGCATGCCAAAGCCATCCTGACGTCCACACAAAGCGGAACAACGGCACGTATGATTTCCAAATACCGTCCACAAGCTCCGATTATTGCTGTGACAACGCAGGAAAGAACAGTTCGCCGCTTGGCTCTGATCTGGGGAGTACATGCAGTACAAGGCAAACCTATCGTAGATACGACAGACAAACTGATCGAAAACGCACTGGAAGGCGGTCGCAAATCTGGTCTCGTTAAAGAGGGCGATTTGGTTGTTATTACCGCAGGTATACCGCTCGGTGCTTCTGGTTCTACGAACCTGATTAAAATTAGCTGTGTTCCTGCACAAGCGTAA
- a CDS encoding LysR family transcriptional regulator, with protein MNILKLRILMMIDKFHKATDVAEALQIKQPTVSFHMKSLEKELGVSLFISQQGRIMLTEAGKKLLPYAKQMVALEQEARQTVNKLAEQSQGQLHLGAESISGTYLLPSMIAKFAQQYPECQIRLEIQSPDKVRQLLKQGEIDFAFLDDGGHPPEHTVVEPVASDQIGIIRSVSVQHISKLTDVLGADMLDKHTWVRYSGTSAVNPYSSLIKPRLEMNSWEAVKQVVRDGEALAFFPACGVLRNDGSDVPSVEWLPWPDAEGKNERYYINILYPRDTNLSMIQQAFLDFTRIEGLED; from the coding sequence ATGAATATTTTAAAATTGCGTATATTGATGATGATCGACAAATTCCACAAGGCGACGGATGTGGCCGAGGCATTGCAAATTAAACAGCCTACCGTCAGCTTTCATATGAAAAGTCTGGAAAAGGAGCTGGGAGTCTCCCTGTTCATCTCCCAACAAGGAAGGATTATGCTGACCGAAGCTGGGAAAAAGCTACTGCCTTATGCCAAGCAGATGGTTGCTCTGGAGCAAGAAGCAAGACAAACCGTGAATAAACTGGCAGAGCAGTCGCAGGGACAATTACACCTCGGTGCCGAGTCCATCTCAGGCACGTATCTACTCCCCTCTATGATTGCTAAATTTGCTCAACAATATCCCGAATGCCAAATTCGGCTAGAGATTCAATCCCCGGATAAAGTCAGACAACTGCTGAAGCAGGGAGAAATAGATTTTGCTTTTCTGGATGACGGAGGACATCCTCCCGAGCATACGGTGGTAGAGCCTGTAGCTTCCGATCAGATTGGGATTATCAGGTCTGTGTCTGTGCAGCATATCTCCAAGCTAACGGACGTTTTGGGCGCTGATATGCTGGACAAGCATACTTGGGTGAGATATAGCGGGACATCTGCTGTAAATCCGTATTCCTCGCTGATCAAGCCCCGTCTGGAAATGAATTCATGGGAGGCGGTAAAGCAGGTGGTACGCGACGGAGAAGCACTTGCTTTCTTTCCTGCCTGCGGTGTTCTTCGCAACGATGGCAGTGACGTTCCGTCGGTCGAGTGGCTTCCTTGGCCTGATGCTGAGGGGAAGAATGAACGTTATTACATAAATATACTGTATCCACGCGATACTAACCTCAGCATGATCCAACAGGCATTTCTGGATTTTACACGGATAGAAGGTCTGGAAGATTAG
- a CDS encoding phosphate ABC transporter substrate-binding protein PstS family protein, whose protein sequence is MLKKWPFILMTLTMVFALAACGSANNAAPQGDAATGTDNKAATELTGNILAVGSTALQPLVEQAGQKFMAVDKYKGIAVQVQGGGSGTGLTQVSGGQADIGNSDVFAKEKLESGADELVDHQVAVVAMSAVANPKVGVTDLKKDQLVQIFTGKITNWKEVGGADQKIVIVNRPSSSGTRATFEKYALGQKTEDLPGSIQEDSSGTVKKLIAETPGAIGYLALSYIDNTVTTLKYDGVEANVENVEQGKYPVWAYEHMYTKGEPKEHVKAFLDYILSDEIQKSDVVDLGYIPVSGMQVKRDADGNITK, encoded by the coding sequence ATGTTGAAAAAATGGCCGTTCATTCTGATGACTCTCACCATGGTATTTGCACTTGCAGCTTGTGGATCAGCTAACAATGCTGCACCACAAGGAGACGCTGCTACAGGAACAGACAATAAAGCAGCTACTGAACTGACAGGTAACATTCTGGCTGTTGGCTCCACTGCACTTCAACCATTGGTAGAGCAAGCGGGACAAAAATTTATGGCTGTAGATAAATATAAAGGAATTGCGGTTCAAGTGCAGGGCGGCGGTAGCGGTACTGGCTTGACTCAAGTTTCCGGCGGACAAGCGGATATCGGTAACTCCGATGTGTTTGCAAAAGAAAAACTGGAGAGCGGCGCAGATGAACTGGTCGATCACCAAGTAGCTGTTGTAGCGATGTCAGCAGTAGCCAATCCTAAAGTAGGCGTAACCGATTTGAAGAAAGATCAATTGGTACAAATTTTCACAGGTAAAATTACCAATTGGAAAGAAGTTGGCGGCGCAGATCAAAAAATCGTTATCGTAAACCGTCCAAGCAGCTCCGGTACTCGTGCAACATTTGAAAAATACGCTTTGGGACAAAAAACGGAAGATCTGCCAGGCTCCATTCAGGAAGATTCCTCCGGTACTGTGAAAAAGCTGATTGCTGAAACACCGGGTGCTATTGGTTACCTTGCCCTGTCTTACATCGACAACACAGTAACAACATTGAAATACGATGGTGTTGAAGCTAACGTGGAAAATGTAGAACAAGGTAAATATCCAGTATGGGCTTACGAGCATATGTACACCAAAGGTGAGCCAAAAGAGCATGTAAAAGCATTCTTGGATTACATTCTGTCTGATGAAATCCAAAAATCCGATGTCGTTGACCTGGGATACATCCCGGTATCAGGCATGCAAGTTAAACGCGATGCTGACGGTAACATTACGAAATAA
- the pstC gene encoding phosphate ABC transporter permease subunit PstC encodes MEPIEGKAYMEQNKRSRGMKERHYWEEWTGRIYTSVCVVFLVAVIVSIVYFVASKGVATFAVNGVSLQEFFFGTKWSPDGEPKSFGALPFITGSFAVTVLAALIASPLSLCAALFMTEIVPKSGKRILQPAIELLSGIPSVVYGFVGLTVIVPLLRDVFGGQGIGILAGCLVLSVMILPTITSIMADALSSLPGGLRESSYALGATRWQTIARVIIPTLLPALLTGIILGMARAFGEALAVQMVIGNAPHIPQSLLESASTLTSVITLSMGNTAMGSVHNNALWSMALVLLLMTFIFVLLVRLLERRNRI; translated from the coding sequence ATGGAACCAATTGAAGGGAAGGCATACATGGAACAGAATAAACGATCCCGAGGTATGAAAGAAAGACATTACTGGGAAGAATGGACCGGCCGCATTTATACGTCGGTTTGTGTCGTTTTTTTGGTTGCAGTCATTGTCTCCATTGTATATTTTGTCGCCTCCAAAGGTGTAGCTACATTTGCGGTGAATGGAGTTAGCCTGCAAGAGTTTTTCTTCGGTACTAAATGGAGCCCAGATGGCGAGCCCAAGTCCTTCGGCGCACTTCCGTTCATTACCGGTTCTTTTGCCGTAACTGTCCTGGCGGCTTTAATCGCCAGCCCGCTCAGCTTGTGCGCGGCTTTATTTATGACCGAAATCGTACCGAAATCCGGTAAACGTATCCTCCAGCCTGCGATTGAATTGTTATCCGGTATTCCGTCCGTAGTATACGGCTTTGTCGGCTTGACCGTAATTGTTCCGTTGCTGCGGGACGTGTTCGGGGGACAAGGCATCGGAATCCTCGCTGGCTGTCTCGTGTTGTCTGTGATGATTTTGCCGACAATTACGAGTATTATGGCGGATGCATTGTCATCCTTGCCGGGTGGCCTGCGCGAGTCCTCTTACGCCCTGGGCGCTACCCGTTGGCAGACGATTGCACGCGTCATTATCCCAACGCTGCTGCCTGCTCTGTTAACAGGAATTATTCTCGGTATGGCTCGTGCCTTCGGGGAAGCGCTGGCTGTACAGATGGTAATCGGGAATGCTCCGCATATACCGCAATCCTTGCTGGAATCCGCTTCGACCTTGACCAGTGTTATTACACTTAGCATGGGCAATACAGCTATGGGCTCGGTTCATAACAATGCTCTCTGGAGCATGGCGCTTGTTCTCCTGCTCATGACATTCATCTTCGTGCTGCTGGTAAGGCTGCTTGAAAGGAGAAACCGGATTTGA